agttttttacccagcaaagagtgcacctgtctgagccgtgagccgccagcttctctaggagaatgctgtgggagacagtgtcaaaggctttactgacgtccacagtctttccctcatgcactgggcgggtcacctggtcatagaaggagatcaggttggtgaagcaggacctgccttccatgaacctgtgctggctgggcctgatcccctggctgtcccacacatggctcgtgagcaccctcaagatgaaccgctccataatcttccccggtaccgaggtcaggctgaccagccgcagtactctcgggtggatcccatccagccccatagacttgtgagcatccacgtggcatagcaggtcgttaactgcttgctcttggattgtggggggtttatcctgctcgccgtccctgtcttccagcccagggggctgagtaccctgaggataactgctctgactattaaagactgaggcaaagaaggcattgagtacctcagccttatcctcatcctcggtggcaatgttctctcccacctccaataaaggatggagattctccttggctcttcttttgtcattaatatatttgtaaaaacattttttgttatctcttacaacagtggccagattgtgttctagctgggctttgcctttctaattttctctctgcacgacctaacgcgagtCCCCTACTGCAGACGcactgctccgaggaggaccaactcaacttgccctctggtgggatgcatcctctttgttgggatgcatcgctcctgatctTGGAGGCGGTGATCCTTAAGTATTAACcatctttcttgggcccctcttccctccagggctttatcccgtggcactctaccaagcagatccctgaagaggccaatgtctgctctcctcaagtccagggtactgagcttgctgtgcgccctcctcagtgccctaacgatcttgaactccaccacttcatggtcactgcagccaaggctgcccttgagcttcacattccccaccagcccctccttgttggtgagaacaacatagcacctctcctcgttggctcctctatcacttggagaaggaagttatcatcgatgcattccaggaacatcCCGGATTGCTTATactctgccgtgttgtccctccaatggATATcaaggtggttgaagtcccccatgaggaccagggcttgtgaacgtgaggctgcttctgtctgtctatagagggcctcatctgctcggtcttcctggtcgggtgacCTGTatcagacccccaccataatgtcacctgtccctgccctccctttaatcctgacccataagctctcatcggctcctcatccatcgccaggcgcagctccatgctggtcattgacatagagggcgacaccccctcctcgtctcccctgcctgtccttcctaaagagcctgtatccctccatcccaacactccaatcacaggagccatcccaccacgtctccctgatgccaataagatcgtagccctgcaggcgtgtgcacgtctctaactcctcttgtttattccccatgctacgtgcgtttgcatagaggcatttaagttgggccccgaCAAAGcagtcttactggctggagttcctctgtgctgctcttcaggtgcagagtcccttcccatcgctcccagggctctgtaatccttcttgatagccctcagactgctcctggctgaggcactgctgcccacgtgaaacaacagcagcggataatagtgGATTGTATGAGGCTTGGAggcctcttggtgacatcccttatatgagtccctggtaagcagcaaacctctctagagGTGGGGAATCACAAACGGCGGGTCAGGTccactgtgactttgtagagctgaaacctgaaaacctccaaagatggagagcacagagagtctctgggtgtcctgctgcagtgcagcatcaccctcctagccagtttttcctgaggcccagtctgaagcccccgggaagaagcttgtggctgttgtctctgccatagcatctgccattgcagaagagcttggctccaccaccgctccaggcaggtgtcgcctgcttttagactgccctgtgcctccccttcagcagactaaagaggcccagttgcctcagcctctccacacagctcatgtgctttaggctcctaagcccatggaaacagacttcctctggatcttctccagtttctccatcctcctttcaagatgggaaacccatgggctcctatggCGTCCACGAGAAcacccatgcccttctcctcagaacaatcctcagccagtcaggtcccagcctgtcctgatgcacgaggttcttctgacccagtgcagaccttgccccattcacctttaaatcttcaggaggtttctgttggccaagtctccatgtgtgtcgaggtccctctcgactgaaactccaacacgtcagcagttaaggtttgtgggtcagtgtctcaaacaagataacaatatggggaattgcagaacactagaaggacagaaaagaatgaagtgcttaatggaattgctacccaaggttgaaaacttccacagcaaccagctcagaaatgccaaaagagggaacgaaacaagaaatgcacagccaatggggaaaggtttaagagggtaggctgttctttttggagggtattaggataagaaaagagaagcacttgtaatttcaaggaatgaagagagaagcaaaggaagctgttggccgcctttgctgatGGCTTACGTTTTGcctgatgaaatccaaggaccagcagagcctttcccgcagagctgctacccagccacacagcccctggcctctgtcattgcatgggattggtgcacctcaaggcaggatttgcaaatttgtgtttactggacatcatgatgttactttttgcgaatccctgtggcctgtctctgttctttgggatggcaggcctgccctccagggcagtgtctgctctcctcaatatggtgtccatctgcaaatgcgatgaaaaagcactcgctcatctcctccaggtcattaaaagcacgttaaagagggcaggcggcaggacagacccctgcaggaccctacgagCTCGATGCCTCCAGGTAGAGTACCatgcattgatcacgtccctctgagcccgaccatccatctggttatttacccatctacttatccacccatgcagaccataatgtccgaacttgggcacaagaatattgtggggggtgatgttgaaactttcactgacttccaggtgaaaagacaaccactggtctccctgtgtccagcagtcctgtcctttcatcacagaaagcaaagaggaaggcgagagacaagctaaatgcagtaaatccagtcaccacctctttcagacccccagaaatgggatctgagggaacacgatctggggcacagccttctgctcctctgcacatccttggggcagttttgaaaggtgcgtgcaaggtttgggtgctgcgagtcatcagggaatccccacagacaccaccacctttgaaagatgctggagagtggcttcactgtgaccttgggctgctctctcagctccctgggatgccgcccctcctgtcccctacactggtaaggattgcgttggctcaagtgatccctgacttgatccccatgcaccgctgcttgatctcctccagagtcctgccccgagtcccagaggcctggcagaccttgctggggaagactgaggcaaagaggacacacagaagctcagatctatctgctcctgctctcaccacattcagcagtggccacacagcacctttgtttcttctttaactgttcctgaagcagtgaacgctccttctggtgccctgcaatggcctttcaagttcagagggagtttcgacctggagccttgctgagcttggaggatgctgtccttgaagagcagctgtcctgagctctgcaaccatgtcacagctctgtctcctcaggagcagctccagctcttcctgcctgtggccctggctgaggccattgctgcacgtttgggctggagccctgcagctgtggaagcaggcaagctcgtccctgccctaaggaaacctggtcccaagcgcccaagaccccctgtgtgcaaaggctttgcttcagagcagagacatggcgtggacaacagagagctgaatgtctttcgatccctaggactacaaagccacactgaaatgcctatttcattcacgtgaggatatcccccagcttggagaaattaggtctttgcttgtcaccttcctgggagtcctgtctaatgctgggacaaaaaaAGGGgtttctcatggccaagtcttttcctgagaggagaaggaagtgtctctgcgcagctgagggagggaagatcagggatgacttcaggctgtttcccagcaggttcccctggagccccagggacccctcgagggagccgcgaggggcagagcaagtgctgccttgggctggtcctctgctgctgagctgggctgggctcctggaaggagggggctcctggaaggagggagctcctggcaagtgggcagtgctgcagagagacagctctgcccaggagcagctcctctgcaaagcgcagcagggctgagggcactgcctgcaggcagcaaggggagggagcgaggcagagagagcgtaaaggcagtccggagtgggaggatgctgagagctcactgcgcggagagatcttcacagccctctacatggtaagtgcctgggtgcaggacaatgtagctgctgttcctggagggatatccaaaagctggtacatgccacagcaactatgatctttcaggaggactctcacagcttccctgctgtagaggaggaggaggtgctgcagagcagggcttccctgctgcaccgtcagaaggagaggtcAGGacagctgccttctcctgggcactgctccagggtgtgaaggcgtgtgtgcaggcaggggtggccagggctgtccttccgagcagggtccctgtgctgcagggggctgtgcaccagggcagggtcagcactcagcctgcccggggagctccccacgacgctgtggggagaagctgtgggtggaaggagtgagccccaccagggcacagtccttctgctgtccagagggtgcagcgtgggtcagggctgctcaggcttctccatcacccagaggacatttgcagagggtcatgttaaagatgggtgtcgaggtaggggattacctgaaagggaagaagtgtgtgctttgagttttctcccctgggttgtctgggtgtgcagtgggagatgggaattgattgctctgcccTGGAggaggcaatgagaccccagttctcgttaggacttgcctgagctgctccttagcccctgcacacaccgagatgtccctgggcagtgccctgctgccaggaggtgtctgcagggcagagctgagcacgcagcagggcggatggctctgtgagcatgaagagggaggagaggtgagggcagagaaacaggtcctggcccagaagagctccaggcagcagagccatgggcagcgaggaagagagaactgctcccagaaaggccatggcaggaggggttcagtctgccaagggaggcaggggaactttggcacgttctcctcttctccctgacgccctcctctgctcccagcagtgtcccatttcttttggggggaacacgcgagtgccatagtcctccagctgaaagagcggccagcacagggcagctgagatcagggctgatggacagagcggctgtcctcactctgcactgagggacagtccctttgcctctcaggacccacacgatttcacttgcagtgcagcagaaatgctcaggatttctgcattagaaacactgctcagctgtggtggggcaaccagaccagaaggcacaaaccaaaacccccacagctctgctctgcaggcaggtgaattggcagcgacaatgctgagaagctctttgatatcacgagtggatttaatctgagatcaccccgtactcctgtttacctattgctgtggggcaggactggctcctccagagcccagagcagagcctgcggctccctggggcaccctcagccagcaccaaccagagcttgtgcaagggacctgccaaaggtcttcctgaatggagagagacactttggggggtcctatgagaaatggctttgattttgctcagagaagtctctcctaacttgtcactgtcttttccctcttggacagtcccccatgcccagaggcagcagatgtccaacaccagctccatcacccacttcctcctcctggccttcgcagacacgcgggagctgcagctcttgcacttctggctcttcctgggcatctacctggctgccctgctgggcaacggcctcatcatcaccgccatagcctgcgaccaccgcctccacacccccatgtacttcttcctcctcaacctctccatccttgacctgggctgcatctccaccactgttcccaaatccatgaccaattccctctgggacaccagggccatttcctacttgggatgtgctgtccaactctttctctttgccttcttgttagtggcagagtattatattctcaccatcatggcctatgaccgctatgttgccatctgccaacccctgcactacgggaccctcctgggcagcagagcttgtgtccacatggcagcagctgcctggggcagtgggtttgtCACtggtctgctgcacactgccaatacattttcactgcccctctgcaagggcaatgctgtggaccagttcttctgtgaaatccccccactcctcaagctctcctgctcacacgccTACCTCAGCGAaattgggcttcttgtggttaccTTTTCTTtaggtttggggtgttttgtgttcattgtggtgtcttatgtgcagatcttcagggctgtgctgaggatcccctctgagcagggacggcacaaagccttttccacgtgcatccctcacctggctgtggtctccctgtttggcAGCACTGTCGTGTTTGCTCACCTGAAGCCACCCTCTatgtcctccccatccctggatctggtggtgacagttctttactcagtggtacctccagcagtcaaccccctcatctacagcatgaggaacaaggaactcaagga
The nucleotide sequence above comes from Calonectris borealis unplaced genomic scaffold, bCalBor7.hap1.2 HAP1_SCAFFOLD_49, whole genome shotgun sequence. Encoded proteins:
- the LOC142076429 gene encoding olfactory receptor 14C36-like, which codes for MSNTSSITHFLLLAFADTRELQLLHFWLFLGIYLAALLGNGLIITAIACDHRLHTPMYFFLLNLSILDLGCISTTVPKSMTNSLWDTRAISYLGCAVQLFLFAFLLVAEYYILTIMAYDRYVAICQPLHYGTLLGSRACVHMAAAAWGSGFVTGLLHTANTFSLPLCKGNAVDQFFCEIPPLLKLSCSHAYLSEIGLLVVTFSLGLGCFVFIVVSYVQIFRAVLRIPSEQGRHKAFSTCIPHLAVVSLFGSTVVFAHLKPPSMSSPSLDLVVTVLYSVVPPAVNPLIYSMRNKELKDALKNLIREVVFQQK